A stretch of DNA from Anopheles ziemanni chromosome 3, idAnoZiCoDA_A2_x.2, whole genome shotgun sequence:
GAAGACCACTCCGATGACAATTCTGCCCGAGCAGTTAAATAACACTAAAATACTTCGCACTCCGAGGCTCCCTGGACCTGGAAACTTTATAGACACCATGTTGCGGGATCCAGGCCTCCAGGCCGACAAACAAAAAGCTACACCGTTTCGTGTGCACACGGTTCATCATCGACGGCCCGAAAGTCTATCGCCTCACGTACGTCGCCTATTTAGTGGTCCACGCCGACACTGCGCGTGTCTATGCAGGGCGACGATATAATGGGTCACCTGTTTTTTCCTGCTCTTCCCATTAGCCCGCGTAAATGGACGGATGGATTACTTTACGGCTGCAGTCGCGGTCACCAACTCGTTGAACTTCCCGAGGCGATGGGACGGTGAATAAAAGGCTCGCAAACAAATCTTAAAGATAAAACAGATCTGCTTTTGCTTACCTTCACCTTACCGATTACTTAAACCGGTCGGCTACTAAGCCCTTACCGCACACCGGTTAGACGTCTTCTTGTCGAAACAACACAAATGAAATGGCGTTGTTTACACTAATTTATCTTACTCAACGCACTACCTGATGCGGGCGGTAGATAACGAATCTGCCATTGGGGGGGAATTGTTGGTAGACTCCAAAGAAAACACAAGCGATGCCTCGCGTTCACAGCTTCAGTGGTGAGAATCTTTTCCGGCCTGCAACAACGCCCGCCCGTGCATGGGATGGGTTGGCTTGTGAACGTGCCATTAGTACTGTGTACGTGATTCTAAGTGCGCTTTGTGCAATTACTAACACCGACGTTCGATATCGTACGCGTGCTAGGAGGGCGACACCGGCCGTGTGACCACCCCGTGGAATCCGCCACGGAATTGCGCTGGATTTTGCTGGCCCATGTTCTATTATAACATCCCCCTTGCGATTGATCCAGCGCGATCAGTATGCGCCCAACCGTTGCCCATTGCGCATCGTCTGGGGCTCAGTCGTCGTCAGTAGATTGAGAACGTGGTCGTCCGTGGCTCGACGTTGAGTGGACCGGGTACCGATACTGGCAGCGAGTGGTCAGTAGCAGTCGACACAAATATTATAGGGACAGTTAGGGTCAGCCATACTTCCTGGCTCGTGTGTAGAATAGTAAGAGCGAAGTTACGAAACTCAATAGTGCATTGGAACAGTCGGACGATCATCCATCTTTGAAGTGTTAAAGTGTGCCGAAACGTGTTGTTTCTAAAGTCTTCATAAATACTTGATGCACCCGGGTTTATGAAGCGAACAAGATTGGAATCAATGTCATTTTGATTGCAATCGGTTCCAACTTGATCGATCTTTTTAACACCTACAGGTATTAAACACTGTGAGTGTTTAAAGTCCAGCGCAAAGTGTCTCGTCCACTACCGAAAGGACCGTTACCGTGGTGTTAAATGCTAGTGTTTGTCAAATAACTTAAACGTAGTGCTCCCAACAGGTgatctaaacccagctcagcGATCAGTGTCGACGTGagcagcaaaaggaaaagtagAACCGAATTCTGCCGATACTTACGATAGTGACCGAATCTGTGGGAAAGCTACCTTGTCATCGTTCACCATACTGGCGCCAGTCACGTTTTAATTGCCAGTCTCACCCCAGGAACGTCAACATGCAGACTACAAGGTACGATCGATCGGTTACTCTTTACTAAAATCGGTACATGGATTGCCAGTCATGCTTATCTTCTAGGGGAAACAAAACTGTGGCGTGGAATCATTTTTCTTACCACCGTTCCTTCCACCGGGACGGTAGTATCCGGAACGGAAACACGCCCTGGATGCTACCCGATAAACTATAAGTGCAATTAAAGAGTAACAATCCAACAAGTACCGGCTCAATCTGCCCCTCATCATCGATGGCAGACAGTGtgctttttgtgttttgccgATGGCGTGCGGAATGATCTTGCCGTTGTCATTGACATTCATTCCTGACCAGCACGGCAAACACACCAGACAAACAAGTCAACAGTGGGTCGGATGGTTTGCTGCGGTCGATTTACATGGCCGTCGATGTTGCGCATGATGAGTGCGATCCGAATTCGGGGAGGCAGCAAAGTAGGCTGggaaaagaaattttttaTGCAAGATATTGATAATCACTTAAAATCTTTTCATGATATGAATTTGtagaataaattgaaaagaatatAGAATTACCTTTGCAATAACACATTGCAATTTAAAACTATTTGTACATGTATGATCAGAACTTTCTCTTCTGttctgaaataaatttaaacccATTTACAACCTTTCCATTATATGgtgctgaaaacaacaaatattcTTCACTTTTCTGCATCTATCCAGCAAAGCTAAGCGTCCACCACTTATCGCCGCAGCTAAGCGGGGAAGCTCCAGTAGTTGTTTTATCAAGTGGGCACCTGGCAGCACGTACGAAAGATATTTCACTGCTTGGCCTTATTTATGCCAGGAAGGAAATCGGGGACAAAGAAGAGCTGATTTAATTTTCGTTCTGTAGGATTTTACTTGACAATATGCTTCATGTGTTGTCAATTGTAGTACTTACACTTACCTTACACACCGGAAAGGGCtcagtttaaaaacaaaaacaaacagcaacagCGTTCGAGTATCCCTCCCCTTCGCTCCAGCGGGCTCCTGACTTCCGCTTGCTATCGTACCCCCGTATTGTGGTTCTCTGAAGGTCGCAGACTAGAATAGCGATACGACGGGAAAAATAGATTCTCTGACGTGTACTGCATACGCCACATGATCCGGTGTTATAATATCATTAGTATGCACAACCCGGCCAGCGGAATTAATTGACTGTAATTTTATTCCCCGCTGATAAAGCGGATGGCAGATTCACACTATCGCTGGACGCGGTCGAGTGCTGTCGCACCTATTGCGGGTAAATTGttatgaaacaaatcatcatcagcatcaatCACGCTGCCAAAACAAAGAGGGACGATCTCTGGCAAGCGTCCTTGCGCAAGGAATCCATATCTGCAAGAGCTGTTAAagtcgggttcgtcgctttccGGTATAATAAgatgaagtctttcgtttctGTAATGCATAACCATGCAAGTTGGAGTGTCTAACAAAATCctctgacaaaaaaaaaataaaatatcctgATATAATTATTCGCAGACATGCTGCCTGGCTAATTGCTTTTGTGATAAATGACTGCAAGAATATAAATTCCACCTGCTTTTCTTCTCCACAAACTTTTATCACCAAAAGCATTCTGCTTGAACACTATTGAGGCAGACGCTTAATCGTGACCGAAAGGAGTAATGTAAGAAAACTATTTGCATAAAAATCATCATCGATCCATTAGCTCGATTATAAATCAACAATGGCAGGCAACACAAGAGAGATTACTTTGCAGTGACGGTCAAtcgcaaatgaaacaaacccGGTCATTAGCGAATAAATTGTACAAATCAAACGATCATTCTAAGAAAACTCCAGCGAATGCAAAAAGGAACAGAAACTTAACGACGATTCTTTTGAAACTATGTCTAACTTTGTTTCGTCAGAAAcggcatttattttaatagaaTCATCTAAAGCCGGTTTGATACTACTTTGTAACGAACGGCTGATTACGAACAACTTTAAGCACGTCAAGAGGTTGAGGATTGGCATTATAAGGTACGAATTACATGCCGAGGATTGGCTCGAGACTGTTACGAGTATATGTCctctagtttttattttatttaagaaCAATTATCAAGAATCATATAAGAAGTGAGTATCGTGAAAATGCCGTGTTGTCATGGAACGATGAACTTTTTCAGAACGAATAACAAACTTTTTATGGCTGTCTCAAATGTTTGTGCTGTTCTCCTCCAAACAGACAAATAAACATGAATGATTTACGTTTACTATAAACAATACTTTGTGGTTTCTACCTTTGGCTGACAGCCTGATCGTGCATAGAACGAAAATACCGTACATCCCTTGTCGATAACGATTTTTCGCATAACAGCAGCTGTTGACGCAGTGTGTTCCAGCTGAGATTAACGGTTTGGCTTGTAAACTGAAAAAGAGTTTGCAACTAGACACGTCAAAAGTCACGTTCGTTAGCGAAACAGATACCTCAGACCAACATTTCGATTCATTTCAAACAGAAGTGTGCACAAGGAAGATGTTTTAATGAATCGAGACGTCGTACTGAAAAGAGTAAATGGATATTATCCGTttaagtttatttgttttagattAATATGTCATTGGTAGAACAGATTTAAGCTTTCATAATAATAACTTTTGATTTCTGCTTtacattttgctttttttcaatAGAACCACTGCGTCGCTCGCCATAACGGCTATAGTGTGTTTGGCGGTTCTCGTTCCATCGTACGGGGACGAGTGTGTTAGCATGAAACGGGACCGACATCGTACGATCATGGAAGAGTACCGCCATTCACCGAATTGGGACGGATTCCTCACGGAGGACACGCTGAATCTGCAAAACAACGAAACCGAAGTGGATCTATCGAAGCAGGGCTTTCGAGAGGTGCACTGGCATCTTAGCAGCGTCATCGGCGACGGGTATGAGATATACGATCTCAATCTGGCGTACAACAACCTCGAGGAGCTGAACGAGCTGACCTTCCTGAAGTTCTACTCCCTGGAGACGCTCAATCTATCCAACAATCGCCTTCAAACGGTTGGAAATCTTACATTTGGTTCGCTAATCCGGCTGGTCGAGCTCGACCTATCCTTTAACCTGCTCCACACGCTTGAGGTGCAAGCGTTCGATCGGTTGTACGCACTCGAGGCCTTGATTCTGCGGGAAAACTGTCTGGTGACGCTGGCACCGCATCAGTTCCACTTCAACGATCATCTGTCGTCGGTACTGCTCGACCACAACCAGCTGGCGTTCTTACCGCCGATCCTTTTCGATCCCATCACGATGGTGGACGAGATCTACGAGCTGGACCTTTCGAACAACAACTTCCGCCGGATGCCGTACATCGAGACGAAGGAGATATCACTGCTGAAAATCGATCATAATCACATAGAGACGCTGACGGTGAACCGATCGTTTAACGTTCGTGCGCTGCAGATCCAGCACAACAACATCTACGACGCGGACCTGTTCAAGTTCAACCGAGCCGAACACATCGACCTATCGTATAACAACCTGGACAACATCGTTGGGCTGCACGAGATGAACCAGCTGGAGTATCTCGATCTGTCGTCGAACAACGTGTCCCGGTTCGATTACAACCTCAAGTATTCGATCCGTAACATCCCGAGTCTGGTGACATTGCGGCTACAGAACTGCAGCTTGAACGAGCATAACCTCCCTGGGTTGCTGGCGTCCGAGTCGATCCTCAATCTCGACCTATCGCAGAACAACTTCATCCGGTTGAACATGAGCGAGCTAGCGCGTATGCACACCCTGCAGTACCTTAGCCTGAATTTCAACTATCTCCGAGAGTTGATCAATTACGAAAAGATGGGGCACGAGTTCCCGTACCTGGAGCTCATCTCGGTGTCGTTCAACCGCTGGAACTGTACGTACTACGATCAGCTGAACGCTTACCTCAACCGCACGCACATTCGTTCGACCAGCGATCCTCGCGACTGCTATATCAATGGTACCCACGTGACCGACTCCTACGTCACCGACTCCTTCGAGCCACAGTACACGATGAACCATGTTAAGCGCGACATGAGCGTACTGCGCAACCTGGGCCGCAACACCATCTACTTCATGTACGCCGTCTACTCGACGCTGAGAGCCCAGGGCAACGAGACGGCCatgcatcagcagcagcaggatcgTCAGGTGGCGGATCTTGAGCGGGACGTTGACCGGTTGCTTGGGATGCTCGCCTTCCTGGTGGCCATCTTTGCTGGTGTACTGTTCGTCGCACTCGCGTACGGTGCCTACCGACTCGTACGCCGATGGCAGCACGATCGATCCGTCAAGGTGGTGACGTACAGCAAGCGCTCAAACGAGTTCAGCAATGGCGTGACGGTAAACGAAGTGATGCGCGAGAACTCGGCGGCGTAGAGCTAGAAGAGGACGTTGTCTCCGCATGGTGCCAACTGGGAGGGTTCCCTTTCCATTACCAAAAACATACCAACAAATGTACATTAAATTGCAACTATCATGTGATCGTGAGCGGCAGCTCAAAACTGGACTAAACAACCAACTGCTATTGCTTCGAAAGACAATTTTATCGAACGTAGGCACATGTTTACCCGTCCAGTTACATTAGAACGAACTATCAATCTTTAATCCTTTGTTTGAGTGGTTGAGCCTTGaaagcatttgttttattcagaAGGCTTTGAAATTGCTCATGTCACACCAGGGATTcctaatcaataaaaaaaaaagtaaatgcaaATACGGATCGTTTTATGAGGACAAGCAAACAGATCCGTAAGTGTCGTCGTTACCAAAACATTTGATCGTGTAATGTAAACAGTAATGTCCGGTTAATAAAGAATATGATATAAGCCAGTCTGATAAGTTTCTCGATTGTCGAACGTGTTTAACTACTCATCACTATGGTAcctattttgatttttcatttccccgTTGAAACCTTGCCTCAGATGACTCAGTTTGGGCGAATGAATATCGCGAATAAATGTCCGCTCGCGAACCAGTCTATACTCTATCGCAAAGGTGAACACACAAATAATGTTGTTTCGCAGATTAGCACCGCTGAATTAATTCTATTTACAGACCATACGCTGGCAAAGGGGAAGGAGGTTCAACCTTCCACCGAAGTggtttgtaaataaaaaatgtacatACATGGTAAACAGTCAGGCTCACGAAACAAATGCTGATTTTATTCTTCCCACCTAAGATCCAACCGCAGACGCAGTACAATACCCCCCATcacgattgtttttttttctgccaaacTAAGGGTCAAAACCAATTTGACCCTTCaaatcattatttttctttaaattgtgggaagtatatttttcaaatattagttttcttttttgcaaacacttttaatttttcaagtaGAAGATCTATTAACCGTAAAATGactaaataattaatttatttgcattcatagcattttatcaacatccatgaatgataaaaatataagCATAAACTGTTTAcactgcattaaaaaaaattatagtaataatatgaataaaatacttaaaaatacaataaaactcACTTTCACAATTGATTGTGAAAAATTATCCATCATCAATATTCCTGGAAATGTTCACACACGTTGGAGAATACCCTTATTTTTGTGTACGTGCTGCATGTGTGAACAAAATTCTCGATTCCTACACTTAGCGAACGAGACCTGCCCATTAGGATGATACCAAACCGCAGCGATGCTATCTCATTCGTGGTGGATTTAATTACATCATTGAAACGGGTTTGCTTATggtggatttttgttttttttttcctgtttcgttCACATGATTTCATACGCCCAGCATTATTAGTAGCTGCGGGATTCGAGCGGGGCGCTAAAACGAATGCTGTGGTACGTTTTGCGATTTAAAAGTAATCGCGGGTGAGGTTATTGCACAAGATGAATTCACGAGGAATTGTAAATAGGGAATGCCCGAAAGTAGATTAAACTTTTATTCgcaaaccacaaaaaaaaatcttctttTTTCGTCATGCTTCATATGATGTTCTAATGCTTAGAAATCGCAGGCGATACAACTTATTTTCTGTTACGTGCAGCAGGTGCAAAATATACTTACAGGTAATTGCAGAGCAAATCCGTTGTTGGCGCCTAATACCGCACAGGAGGCCACTTGAGATCCACAACCCCGTACGTGATTTTCGGAGGCTGTACTTTTCTACCTCCGCCCGCTCTGGCCACGGAagccaaccaaaacaaaacaaaacaggtgCAGGCGCTGGTGCTGGGTTTTCCCGGGAAGGTACTTCATTAATAAAAACGCATCCTTTGCTGGGTGGGCTGGGCTCGGGCTGGCCTTTACCTGCCCCGTACGAGTCTGGATGGAAGTGGAAGTGTACGACAACTAGGTGGCACGAGAAAAGAGTCGCAGCGTCGCGATCGTACAGCCAGGCCTCTGGGGGTAGACCCACAGCGTAGATCGCGGGTAATTCCCCGGCCGGTTGGGTCAAGCGTGTCAGGCCCTATCAGCCAGACGCACACGAGCACACtcgagcgaaagaaaaccgCGAGCGAGAAAGAATGTCATCCCGATCGTCAAGGATCGAGGTACACACAACGCGCAGCTGGGGCACATACGCTTCGCGTTCCCGTACATCTTCTCGTGGTCGAGTGAGAGGCTAAAAACCGGCCGTTCAAGCGCATCAACCCCCGCGCGGGAGCTCCCCGAGACGCAGCGGTGTCCTCGTGGGTGATGCAGCTGGGAATTTTCGGTCCGCTCACAAGCTGACGTACCAGTTGTCGCCACGGAAAACCGAACGACTACGAGACGACCGCAGACCGCGTATAGTGAAAGACGTATTGGTAGTGGCAGCACTATAGTGCGCTTGGAAATACCGACACACACCGCATGTCCAGACGAAAACCGGTGGCGCTAGCTCGAGCCGCGGTTTCACGCAATCGTCCCgcccgtgtgtgtttgtccggTGATGCCCGTGCCCGCGCTATCAgatgcgcgtatacccgtacAGATCAGTGTGCTTCCACATCTTCAACCGGTCGGATCGTCGACGTTTGGGCCGTAGAATTATCATTTCTACGCCAGAATCCGGCAGCGTTATCTCCGTTCTGAAGCTGCGTGGCCGTGCTCTATCTCTCTCGCTCTACCTCTCTCTATCTCCCCCCTTTCGTCTTGCTCGTTTCGTTGACTTCATATATGACCGAAACTGCGTGCTAGAGATCCGGTGTCCGATTAGAAGTCGGTTCTAATACAGCCAGTTAGTGTGCGGTGTAGAACGTCACCACTGCGGTGCGACACCGTCCGCCTGTACTACCTGCATCCAATTCAAGGTTTGCGGGTGCCTTGAAGGAAGATCTCGGTTCCAAACATCATACCGACCGCTAGCAACCACTCCTCACCGGTTGCTTTGTTGTCGAACCAGTCCGCGAACGGACGTCAAGGTGAGAGCACAACCAGCATCGTTGTGACGCGAAAGTGAAGTTAAAGAAATCTGTGATTCGTTCGAGCTCGTTCGAAAGATCAGTGAGTTCAATTATTATCTGCCACCGGAGGAGGACTATGGCTTTCACCCAAAAGGCGGATTATGTTCAAGTTACGCCCGAAAGTGATTCTTTTATGTGATTTTACCGATTCCATTGCGAACTGCCGAAGGTGATTTTGAATTTCgcgttgaaaataaaacttaacttAACGGAAGTGTACGCGTATCGAGGGCAGACTGTGAGAAAGTGAGTGTGGTTCCTTTGAAGTTGTGTGGATCCCCCTCCCGTCGGGAGTAAACACTATGTTTACCAAAGCAATAAACGTACCCAACGCATTTCCCGCTCTGCTGCGGACGTGCGCCTTTCTACTGCTACTGCCGCTGTTCGGGCCCGTGGCGTACGGCCAGTATCTAAGCTCACCCTGCCCGAAAGTGTTCAGCTACCGGCTGGACCAGAGCACCAACCAGGTGTTCGGCTACGTCGAGCTACAGAACCTACGCATCGGTCAGCTGGTCAAGCTGAACATCGACCTTTCGATCGGTGTCGCCGTACCGCAGGTAAGCCCAACGAAAGGCCATAAGGGGGAGAAGGTGGTCCCTGTTCTTCCCCCGGGAGCTGGCCAGTACTGACCACCCTCCGAGCGGGTGTCATCATCGTATCGTTCTTCATAAACTGTCTCTCCAGGGCGTGGGCTCTTTCTGGCCGAactcgagtgtgtgtgtgtgtgtatgtttgtgtgcgtatgtTAGGATGAGACAGGTTTGTGGAATCTGGAAACCCGAACACCTTGGGTGTCGGGCGTCCCAAAACTGTCACCAGCCGGTTTCttcaaacaagtttttttgaataatttttttagtCGACCGTTACACAGATACGAAAAAACCCATTTTGAACGAATCTTAGTTTtacagttgttttttttttaactgttcCTATCCACATGGCCTCCGCTAAAATGGAATCAATTCGATTCGATAACATTTGCCTGAAAAAGGTTCCAATCGTTATCGCACGCGTGAAAATGGAGAATTTGTATGGTGTTATAGTTGGTAGACCATTCGGTAGAATTTCGAAATTCCACGTAAGAATCACGTAACGGAAAAGGTTGGATATTACAGAAAAATGCTTAAAATACCAAACCaatcaattgattttattgtaTCTGGTGGAAAAAGAATATAACTTTTCCGAACCAATGCTATGGGCTACTTAAGCTTGTCGTTCATCCACTAAAAACCGTGCATAAGGAACACCAAAAATCCACGATTAAAATGCCAAACCAGCAGATGTCACAGCAAATACGTCATGGACCAACCCCCGGCGATAACGCCGGACGTTCGTCGAGTGTTTCGTTTTGTCGCCTTTCCATGACATTAGTCACACCGCTGGAGAGAAGACAAAGAGGGGTTTTGCCCGCCGCTGCCATGGCCAGAAAATATTTCCCAATTCGCTCTGAAATACCGCAGGAATTAATTCACAAGCGATTGTCACCACTTCAGCCGATCGGATGGACGATGACTGACCAGCGGGGTTGTAGAAACTTCGCGCTCGACCTGAATAAATATGACGGCACTAATGGCCAGCTTTTGATAACATTGCTTCCCGGTCGGAAACCCAAAAGGATTCGTTATTTCCCGGGGATGCACAATGTTTGAAAGGATTATTCATGAAATATTTACGTTATAATGATACTTGCTAACATATCCATCATTACATTGCATTTGTCTCGCATGCCGGAACAACCATTCCGGGGTATCGCAAAAGTGGCTCGAAGGAATGTAGAAGAAATTTCTAGAAATACACGTAAGAAATCGAAACCCCAAAACACCTGGCCAGCGTATTTTATCACAAGTCGTATGCCACCAAAGTTAAAGATCTAAAAAAACCACCTGATTTTATGGTTTTATATTCATGTGATGTGAATAGGTTAAACCTGTTTTAAAAAAGGGCTTGGGCGGTAGAGACTTAAGAACCAAGCCTGTGAAAATTCTATTTTAGGTTTTATTGACCCTGTTTTCAATAATGTAAAATACGCAAATtcgatttttggtttttttctttaatggtTTCTAAACCTACCGTCTTCTCAGGCAAAACCTGTATTTTCCGGGTCTAGATTGATCcagatttaaaatttaatgtttgcccCTAAATGTATGCAACTCTGTGTCATGTTCTTTAAAACGAATAGTCCTTCGCAACATGCTGCTTCCGGTCTCATGTTGGGGTTAAAGCAATTTTGTCAGGTGAAGGCATTTCTAAATTGAGCTTTTGTCTCATCAATTACAGAACAATGTCGGTTCGATTACGCTGGTCAAATCGAGGGAGCAAACGTTCCGCGACATTTACAACAGCCAGCCGGCACAGTACCGGGTCAACTTCCCCTTCACCAACGTAATCCCGAGCGTGCTGGCGATCAGCGTGAACGGCCAAACCATATGCACCGGGCAGAAGGCGACGGGCCAGATTGTGACCACCATCAACCTAGAGCACACGCTCTTCACGCAGATGCAACCCCTGTCGAACGGTAATGGCAACAACGTGAACGCCATTCAATTCCAGCCGGGACAAACGTTCCAGCAAACGCCACCCCCGCCCGTATACACGCCACAAGTACAAACACCGCCACAGCAGCAACCGCAGTTTGTACAAAACAGACCACCAAACAGGCAGCCAGTGGTGAATACCAGGCCACCGGTAGTTCAGCCTCCCCGTCCTCGGCCACAGCCAACGATCCCCGTGGATACATCGGGTGGATCGGGCGAAGCGTAAGTTGGAGACAAAAGGAATACTAAAAACCCACGAAAACGTCTAACTTCAATTATTCTTCTGGTTCGTTTTTAGGTGCGGAATGCCAGCCGCAACATTCAATCGGCTGACGATCAACGGAATACGCTCACCCAAGG
This window harbors:
- the LOC131284398 gene encoding probable serine/threonine-protein kinase DDB_G0278509, with amino-acid sequence MLRDPGLQADKQKATPFRVHTVHHRRPETRVNGRMDYFTAAVAVTNSLNFPRRWDADGRFTLASLAITAIVCLAVLVPSYGDECVSMKRDRHRTIMEEYRHSPNWDGFLTEDTLNLQNNETEVDLSKQGFREVHWHLSSVIGDGYEIYDLNLAYNNLEELNELTFLKFYSLETLNLSNNRLQTVGNLTFGSLIRLVELDLSFNLLHTLEVQAFDRLYALEALILRENCLVTLAPHQFHFNDHLSSVLLDHNQLAFLPPILFDPITMVDEIYELDLSNNNFRRMPYIETKEISLLKIDHNHIETLTVNRSFNVRALQIQHNNIYDADLFKFNRAEHIDLSYNNLDNIVGLHEMNQLEYLDLSSNNVSRFDYNLKYSIRNIPSLVTLRLQNCSLNEHNLPGLLASESILNLDLSQNNFIRLNMSELARMHTLQYLSLNFNYLRELINYEKMGHEFPYLELISVSFNRWNCTYYDQLNAYLNRTHIRSTSDPRDCYINGTHVTDSYVTDSFEPQYTMNHVKRDMSVLRNLGRNTIYFMYAVYSTLRAQGNETAMHQQQQDRQVADLERDVDRLLGMLAFLVAIFAGVLFVALAYGAYRLVRRWQHDRSVKVVTYSKRSNEFSNGVTVNEVMRENSAA
- the LOC131287068 gene encoding serine protease gd-like, which produces MFTKAINVPNAFPALLRTCAFLLLLPLFGPVAYGQYLSSPCPKVFSYRLDQSTNQVFGYVELQNLRIGQLVKLNIDLSIGVAVPQNNVGSITLVKSREQTFRDIYNSQPAQYRVNFPFTNVIPSVLAISVNGQTICTGQKATGQIVTTINLEHTLFTQMQPLSNGNGNNVNAIQFQPGQTFQQTPPPPVYTPQVQTPPQQQPQFVQNRPPNRQPVVNTRPPVVQPPRPRPQPTIPVDTSGGSGEACGMPAATFNRLTINGIRSPKGQFPWAVPIFDTGVPTKPKYICGSTIISKNHLLTAGHCLYNENGKRDATELLTAPGMYNIDNFFETDIQMREVASFVVHPDYFFDDTGMTEYDIAIMVLRDALIYSDLVQPICLWTGSDNLEEIVGTTGLVSGWGVTEDGAAKYPSYVNATVVDKRDCRRKLGSIVSNTAPMFCADGHGSVPCTGDSGSGLVIKRGSRFFVRGIVSVGQYDVASLICDRTKYVVYTDIAPFRFWMKKVMQS